A window of Oncorhynchus tshawytscha isolate Ot180627B linkage group LG10, Otsh_v2.0, whole genome shotgun sequence contains these coding sequences:
- the LOC112259949 gene encoding claudin-15: MDPILEVVCLLLGFIGWVMVGIAIPNRYWKVSTDDGNVIITSNIYENLWMSCATDSTGVHNCREFPSLLALNGYIQASRALMIAAVGFGSIGLVATLVGVQCSKAAGEDMVLKGRIVGVGGVLFFLQGLCTMISVSWYAFNITQDFFNPFYPGIKYEIGEGLYIGWCSAVLALTGGSCLTCACKLGTSEKQPYPYQPRGRVYSGVAPSRSQAATSYGQDAYV; the protein is encoded by the exons ATGGATCCTATACTGGAGGTTGTTTGCTTGCTGCTTGGGTTCATAGGATGGGTGATGGTGGGGATAGCTATACCGAACCGTTACTGGAAGGTTTCAACAGATGACGGGAACGTCATCATTACCTCGAACATCTATGAGAACCTATGGATGTCCTGTGCCACGGACTCAACTGGTGTCCACAACTGCCGCGAGTTCCCCTCTCTACTGGCCCTGAACG GATACATCCAGGCGTCTCGAGCATTGATGATTGCAGCGGTCGGTTTTGGATCAATCGGGCTCGTCGCCACCCTGGTCGGGGTACAGTGTTCTAAAGCTGCCGGAGAGGACATGGTTCTAAAGGGTAGAATAGTTGGCGTTGGTGGTGTGCTTTTTTTCCTTCAAG GCCTGTGCACAATGATCTCAGTGTCTTGGTATGCTTTCAACATCACCCAGGACTTTTTTAACCCATTCTATCCCGGGATAAA GTATGAAATCGGAGAGGGCCTCTACATTGGCTGGTGCTCGGCTGTTCTTGCTCTCACTGGAGGGTCATGTTTGACATGTGCCTGCAAACTGGGCACGTCTGAGAAACA ACCTTACCCATACCAGCCCAGGGGCAGAGTGTACTCTGGAGTTGCACCATCACGGAGTCAGGCTGCCACTTCCTACGGCCAGGACGCCTATGTCTGA
- the fis1 gene encoding mitochondrial fission 1 protein, translating to MEAVVSDLVAPEDLLKFEKKYNAELVKGGVSKETKFEYAWCLIRSKYSDDIKKGIVLLEELVNKGSKDDARDFLFYLAVANYRLKDYEKGLKYIRTLLKNEPGNNQALELEKLIDKALKKDGLVGMAIVGGIGLGVAGLAGLIGLAVSKGHGPRS from the exons ATGGAGGCTGTTGTGAGCGATTTGGTAGCTCCAGAAGACCTTTTG AAATTTGAGAAGAAGTACAATGCTGAGTTGGTGAAGGGGGGTGTGTCAAAGGAGACCAAGTTTGAATATGCATGGTGTCTGATCCGGAGCAAGTATTCTGACGACATTAAGAAAGGAATTGTTTTGTTGGAAG AGCTGGTTAACAAGGGATCAAAGGACGATGCCAGAGACTTCCTGTTTTACCTAGCTGTGGCCAACTACAGACTGAAG GATTATGAGAAAGGTTTGAAGTATATCCGCACTCTCCTGAAGAATGAACCGGGCAACAACCAGGCCTTGGAGCTGGAGAAGCTAATAGACAAGGCTCTAAAGAAAG ATGGTTTGGTTGGCATGGCAATTGTCGGAGGAATCGGCCTGGGCGTGGCTGGATTAGCAGGCCTCATCGGATTGGCTGTGTCCAAGGGTCATGGTCCAAGGTCCTAA